From one Nilaparvata lugens isolate BPH chromosome 2, ASM1435652v1, whole genome shotgun sequence genomic stretch:
- the LOC111053920 gene encoding stromal cell-derived factor 2 has product MAKFSSLDYIIFISVSIFTIQHHSVQAGVSDRTVTCGSLIKLMNGHQGVRLHSHDVKYGTGSGQQSVTGSQDVDDLNSHWIVKAETGAFCHRGNPIKCGSTIRLQHLATSKNLHSHHFHAPLTRQYQEISAYGNSGEGDTGDHWIVMCERDNYWQRDHDVMFKHVDTGVYLAVTGQTYGRPIIGQNEIVGVESPHGRETQWAAKEGVYFHTSDFDPKKHLHAHTEL; this is encoded by the exons ATGGCTAAATTTTCTAGTCTTGACTACATAATCTTTATATCCGTATCTATTTTTACAATACAACATCATTCAGTTCAAG CTGGCGTGTCAGATCGAACTGTGACGTGTGGTTCCCTAATAAAGCTGATGAACGGTCATCAGGGGGTCAGACTGCACTCACATGATGTGAAATATGGCACAGGGAGCGGTCAGCAGTCGGTCACTGGCTCCCAGGATGTCGATGATCTCAACTCCCATTGGATCGTCAAAGCTGAAACTGGTGCTTTCTGTCATAGAGG aAACCCAATAAAATGCGGTAGTACAATACGCCTCCAGCATTTAGCCACGTCGAAAAATCTTCACTCACACCATTTCCATGCTCCTTTGACGAGACAGTATCAAGAAATCTCTGCTTATGGCAATTCAG GTGAAGGAGATACGGGTGATCATTGGATAGTGATGTGCGAGCGCGACAATTACTGGCAGAGGGACCACGATGTCATGTTCAAGCATGTTGATACCGGAGT GTACTTGGCGGTAACGGGTCAAACATATGGTAGGCCGATTATTGGACAAAATGAGATAGTTGGAGTGGAGTCCCCTCACGGTAGAGAAACGCAATGGGCGGCCAAGGAAGGCGTGTACTTCCATACCAGCGACTTCGATCCAAAGAAGCACTTGCATGCACACACCGAGCTGTGA